A part of Halobacillus shinanisalinarum genomic DNA contains:
- a CDS encoding PTS lactose/cellobiose transporter subunit IIA, with protein sequence MENKTENNITEIAFQIILYAGNGKSNAMEAIQEAKKGNFEESDRLIEEAGEELVKSHKYQTELLQKEASGEENPVNVLLIHSQDHLMTSMTVRDLAQEIIEIYRNK encoded by the coding sequence ATGGAAAACAAAACTGAAAACAATATTACGGAAATAGCCTTTCAAATCATATTATATGCTGGCAACGGCAAATCAAACGCAATGGAAGCGATTCAGGAAGCGAAAAAGGGCAACTTTGAGGAATCAGATCGTTTAATCGAAGAAGCTGGAGAAGAACTAGTCAAATCACATAAATATCAAACAGAATTATTACAAAAAGAAGCAAGCGGGGAAGAGAATCCTGTGAATGTATTGTTGATTCATTCCCAGGACCACTTAATGACCTCGATGACTGTCCGGGACTTAGCTCAAGAAATTATCGAAATTTATAGAAATAAGTAA
- the celB gene encoding PTS cellobiose transporter subunit IIC — MSRFMDVLENILMPIADKLNNNRYLTSLRDGFMIALPLIIFGSIFVVIANLPFLDKLIGAEAYAEYQSALGAASAGTLSIMATFVIVGIGYKLTEYYKGEAVYGGVTALAAFLILTPQIVGDVTGVIAAENLGAKGMFLGIFTAFASAELYRFFTEKNWTIKMPQGVPEAVSRSFSALIPITFTLTIFLIIRIIFSYTTFGDVQNFIYTVVQAPLTSLGSGLPATIVAVLLIQIFWFFGLHGQIIVNSVMDPIWYSLATENLAAFKAGEAVPHIVNKQFIESFIVGMGGSGMTLAVILGIFLIGRSRQMKDIGKLGAPAGIFNVNEPIIFGLPIIMNPLVLIPWLVAPVVVAIITYLVMASGLVPPPTGVIVPWTTPTILNGAIATNSWQGGVLQAFNIGVVFLIWWPFLKIMDNQYYESEKNDNGESNDKSA, encoded by the coding sequence GTGAGCAGATTCATGGATGTATTGGAGAATATTTTAATGCCTATTGCAGATAAGTTGAATAATAATCGTTATTTAACCTCTTTGCGAGACGGCTTTATGATTGCATTGCCATTAATTATTTTTGGTTCGATCTTTGTTGTTATTGCAAATTTACCATTCCTTGATAAGTTGATTGGAGCGGAAGCGTATGCTGAATATCAATCAGCGCTAGGCGCTGCTTCTGCTGGAACACTCTCTATTATGGCTACTTTTGTCATTGTAGGTATCGGATACAAATTAACGGAATATTACAAGGGGGAGGCGGTCTATGGAGGGGTAACGGCTCTTGCGGCATTCCTTATTCTAACTCCCCAGATAGTAGGAGATGTGACGGGAGTAATCGCTGCCGAAAACTTAGGTGCTAAGGGGATGTTTTTGGGGATTTTTACAGCCTTTGCTTCCGCAGAGTTATACCGATTCTTCACGGAAAAGAACTGGACGATTAAAATGCCTCAAGGCGTCCCAGAAGCTGTGTCACGTTCTTTTAGTGCACTTATTCCTATCACCTTTACATTAACGATCTTTTTAATTATACGAATTATTTTTAGTTATACAACATTTGGGGACGTGCAAAACTTTATCTATACAGTCGTTCAAGCACCACTAACTTCACTTGGGAGTGGACTACCGGCTACCATTGTAGCTGTCTTACTCATTCAAATATTTTGGTTTTTTGGTCTGCACGGACAGATCATCGTCAACTCCGTCATGGACCCGATTTGGTATTCACTTGCTACGGAAAATTTGGCGGCATTTAAAGCGGGAGAAGCCGTTCCTCATATTGTGAACAAGCAATTTATTGAGTCATTCATTGTGGGAATGGGTGGCTCGGGAATGACCTTGGCTGTTATACTTGGAATCTTTTTAATAGGACGAAGCAGACAAATGAAGGATATTGGAAAGTTAGGGGCCCCGGCTGGTATTTTCAATGTGAATGAGCCGATTATCTTTGGTCTGCCGATCATTATGAATCCTCTTGTCCTTATTCCATGGTTAGTGGCCCCGGTAGTTGTAGCTATCATTACGTACCTTGTAATGGCATCCGGATTAGTTCCGCCACCGACAGGGGTAATCGTACCATGGACAACACCAACCATCTTAAATGGAGCGATTGCTACCAATTCGTGGCAGGGAGGGGTTCTTCAGGCCTTTAATATCGGAGTCGTGTTCCTCATTTGGTGGCCGTTCTTAAAAATCATGGATAATCAATATTATGAATCTGAAAAAAATGATAATGGAGAATCAAACGATAAAAGTGCCTAA
- a CDS encoding PTS sugar transporter subunit IIB translates to MNRILLACSAGMSTSLLVTKMKEAANEKGVDCEIWAVAQDKAPKDMEEADVLLIGPQMKFMKKKFEKTAQEVGIPVDVIDPMSYGRVDGKAVLEKALELMER, encoded by the coding sequence ATGAATCGAATATTATTAGCTTGTTCTGCTGGAATGTCTACTAGTCTTTTAGTTACTAAAATGAAAGAAGCCGCTAACGAAAAAGGAGTGGATTGTGAGATATGGGCAGTGGCCCAGGATAAAGCTCCAAAAGATATGGAGGAAGCGGATGTGTTATTGATTGGTCCGCAAATGAAGTTTATGAAAAAGAAATTCGAGAAAACCGCGCAGGAAGTTGGTATACCAGTCGATGTCATTGATCCAATGTCTTACGGGAGGGTGGACGGAAAAGCCGTCTTGGAGAAAGCTCTTGAATTAATGGAGAGATAA
- a CDS encoding NEW3 domain-containing protein, giving the protein MGKLLSLFLILILIVPMVTPKTSHGEEKTKPDVDLWNTLKPLDTTLSFLNTGAHPDDERSHLLAYLSRGLGIRTASLIANRGEGGQNEIGKELGNALGIIRSNELIEASEVTGVEVFHLSETTNDPIYDFGFSKSPEETLEKWGEELTYERFIRKIRTYKPDILFPSFLDIDTQHGHHRAINQLTVRAFEDAADPNVFPKQLEEGLSTWQVKKLYLPAESDHATTLLEIGTYDPIYGMTYPQLGEKSRFLHKSQGMGDDIPAEPETINLRLAKSVTEIPKEENMFDGLAYDFTEIAARLTDNNPAIGSKLKHFQKTLDKVIDQYPNRSQALKKAHIALKEARKLQSEIQEANLETNIKEDILFRLDVKEKQLLEVSKVASSLAVETVVEDVTLVQDGQTTVTIVVENNGKHPLKDVQGALSLPKGWTVNHTPKPFRLKAGEKKTIEYLVQVPENAEYFEPYDEPKMNSKLSYSVGPTKVEQRYQTERTVAVLPDVSVQTDPTKLVVNTLDIPEKVNVKAEVQNNTSGSLNASVELNVPEGWTVKPESKSVNFSEENEIKTVSFTVSPGTEVNKGEFSLEPIVKTNGKSLSTYVQKIQYDHISTSYYLQQAKVKGVAFDLNLPDNLKVGYIDSGFDKVAERLQGIGMNVTKLGSEDLQTGDLSKYDTIVTGVRAYLSREDLRNNNERLLQYAEDGGHLVVQYNKPWDNWNPEQTAPYKLVIGQPSIEWRVTDETAAVDVQKPDHPLFNFPNTIKEDDWSNWIQERGLYYPMEWDEKFETFVSMADPNGEPFNGGILMADYGEGSYLYTNLVWYRQIQNQVPGGYRIFTNLVSYPLHNE; this is encoded by the coding sequence ATGGGAAAGCTTTTATCATTATTCCTGATTTTGATTTTAATCGTTCCAATGGTGACGCCTAAAACATCACATGGGGAAGAAAAAACAAAACCTGATGTTGACTTATGGAACACACTTAAGCCGCTAGACACCACATTAAGTTTCTTAAATACTGGAGCTCACCCTGACGACGAACGTAGTCACCTTCTTGCCTACTTGTCGAGGGGACTTGGGATAAGAACGGCAAGCCTCATAGCCAATCGTGGTGAGGGCGGACAAAATGAAATCGGGAAGGAACTTGGTAATGCACTGGGGATTATCCGTTCAAATGAACTCATTGAAGCATCCGAGGTTACAGGTGTAGAGGTGTTTCATTTAAGTGAAACGACGAACGATCCGATTTATGACTTTGGTTTCTCAAAAAGCCCTGAAGAGACATTGGAAAAATGGGGAGAAGAACTTACTTATGAACGATTTATCCGTAAAATCCGAACATATAAGCCTGATATCCTTTTCCCTTCTTTCCTGGATATCGATACACAGCACGGACACCATCGGGCCATCAATCAACTTACAGTAAGAGCATTTGAAGATGCAGCCGACCCAAACGTCTTTCCAAAACAACTTGAAGAAGGTTTGTCTACCTGGCAAGTAAAGAAGTTATACCTTCCTGCTGAGTCAGACCATGCGACGACTTTATTGGAAATCGGTACGTATGATCCGATTTATGGCATGACCTATCCGCAATTAGGTGAAAAGTCACGCTTTCTCCACAAAAGTCAAGGAATGGGTGACGACATTCCGGCAGAACCAGAAACCATCAACTTGAGACTTGCAAAATCGGTTACGGAGATCCCAAAAGAAGAAAACATGTTTGATGGTCTGGCTTACGACTTTACTGAAATAGCAGCTCGTTTAACGGATAACAATCCAGCTATTGGTTCAAAACTCAAGCATTTTCAAAAAACGCTTGATAAGGTAATCGATCAATATCCAAATCGTTCCCAGGCTCTGAAAAAGGCTCACATCGCCCTTAAAGAAGCTAGAAAGCTACAATCAGAAATCCAAGAAGCTAATTTAGAAACAAACATAAAAGAGGACATCTTGTTCCGTCTTGACGTTAAAGAGAAACAGCTACTTGAGGTCAGTAAAGTTGCTTCCAGTTTAGCAGTAGAAACAGTTGTTGAAGACGTTACTCTCGTTCAGGATGGTCAAACAACAGTGACAATCGTTGTCGAAAATAATGGTAAACACCCCTTGAAAGATGTTCAGGGAGCACTAAGTCTTCCTAAAGGATGGACCGTTAATCATACTCCTAAGCCATTTCGTCTGAAAGCAGGTGAAAAGAAAACAATTGAATATCTTGTCCAGGTCCCTGAAAATGCGGAATACTTCGAGCCTTATGATGAACCGAAGATGAATTCGAAACTCTCCTATTCGGTAGGACCTACAAAAGTTGAACAGCGTTATCAAACTGAAAGGACAGTGGCTGTTTTACCGGACGTATCAGTGCAGACGGACCCAACGAAGCTAGTGGTGAATACACTAGACATTCCGGAAAAAGTCAACGTCAAAGCAGAAGTCCAAAATAATACTTCGGGTTCTCTTAATGCATCTGTTGAACTAAATGTTCCTGAAGGATGGACTGTAAAACCTGAGTCAAAGTCTGTTAATTTTAGTGAAGAAAACGAAATAAAAACGGTTTCCTTCACAGTATCCCCGGGAACTGAAGTAAACAAAGGTGAGTTTTCTTTAGAACCAATAGTAAAGACTAACGGAAAATCGTTAAGCACTTACGTTCAAAAAATTCAGTATGACCATATCTCGACTTCTTATTACCTACAACAAGCTAAGGTAAAAGGAGTAGCCTTTGATCTGAACCTGCCGGATAACTTAAAAGTCGGCTATATCGACAGCGGCTTTGATAAAGTAGCAGAACGATTACAAGGAATTGGTATGAATGTGACAAAACTAGGATCCGAAGATTTACAAACAGGTGACTTATCCAAATACGATACAATCGTAACAGGCGTCAGGGCCTACCTTTCCCGCGAAGATTTAAGAAACAATAATGAAAGACTTCTTCAATACGCCGAAGACGGAGGTCATCTGGTTGTTCAATATAACAAACCATGGGACAACTGGAACCCAGAGCAAACCGCACCATATAAACTTGTTATCGGTCAGCCCTCCATCGAGTGGCGGGTAACCGACGAAACCGCCGCAGTCGATGTACAAAAACCGGATCACCCACTTTTTAATTTTCCAAACACTATTAAGGAAGATGATTGGTCCAATTGGATCCAGGAACGTGGATTGTACTATCCAATGGAATGGGACGAAAAGTTTGAAACATTTGTCAGTATGGCTGATCCAAACGGAGAACCGTTTAATGGTGGTATATTGATGGCGGACTATGGAGAAGGAAGTTACTTATACACGAATCTCGTCTGGTACCGCCAAATTCAAAATCAAGTACCAGGTGGATATCGTATTTTCACTAACCTTGTGAGTTACCCGCTTCATAATGAATAA
- the argH gene encoding argininosuccinate lyase, translating into MSNAKQQFELSDGIAFPGKTYVESLLKPVFYDQKEHLIDAMFMIHKAHTIMLTEQGMLTQAENEQILKGMEVVKGLDQSQLEYSAACEDLFFLVESKIGERIGDDLAGKMHIAKSRNDMGEAMYRIVIRDYIKRAISDAEQLSEAILDQAEQHVETVMAAHTHTQPAQPTTFGHYLVAIYDNLQRDVTRLKQAYRTVNQSPMGAVAITTTGFSINRERMAELLGFNGLIENSYDAIATGDYLIEAAQGLVSLMTNIGRWTQEFLRMASKEVGLLKVSDAYVQVSSIMPQKRNPVSIEHSRAIASSAAAEGMAVVHMIHNTPYGDINDTEDDLQPHIYGGYKKAIRVLRLMRAVVLTMDFNKEKAHQQARENMITITELADVLARDYGVSFRKAHHKASVIAKKAIQMEKELYEISLSEINDWIEGVAITEKDWQCIIDPVCFVERRKITGGPNPNVVKAMIRARK; encoded by the coding sequence ATGAGTAATGCAAAGCAGCAATTTGAATTAAGTGACGGTATTGCATTTCCAGGTAAAACATACGTGGAATCGTTACTAAAGCCCGTATTTTACGATCAAAAAGAACATCTAATTGATGCGATGTTCATGATTCATAAAGCGCATACGATCATGCTTACGGAACAAGGGATGCTTACCCAAGCGGAAAATGAACAAATTTTAAAAGGCATGGAGGTAGTAAAAGGGCTTGATCAAAGTCAACTAGAATACTCAGCGGCGTGCGAAGATTTATTTTTTCTAGTGGAGTCCAAAATTGGTGAACGAATTGGTGACGATCTTGCAGGAAAGATGCACATAGCTAAAAGCAGAAATGATATGGGCGAGGCGATGTATCGAATTGTCATCAGGGATTACATCAAAAGGGCGATAAGCGATGCAGAGCAACTTAGCGAGGCTATTCTAGATCAGGCTGAACAGCATGTGGAGACGGTTATGGCCGCCCATACCCATACACAGCCTGCCCAACCTACAACGTTTGGTCATTACTTAGTAGCCATTTATGATAATTTGCAAAGAGATGTGACGAGGCTGAAACAAGCCTATCGAACAGTGAACCAATCACCCATGGGAGCGGTGGCTATTACAACCACCGGCTTTTCCATAAATCGTGAACGAATGGCAGAGCTGCTCGGGTTTAATGGACTAATCGAAAACTCATATGATGCGATTGCCACAGGTGATTATTTGATTGAGGCTGCTCAAGGCTTAGTGAGCTTGATGACCAATATAGGGAGATGGACGCAAGAATTTTTGCGAATGGCATCAAAAGAAGTCGGTTTGTTAAAAGTGTCTGATGCCTATGTGCAAGTCAGCAGTATCATGCCGCAAAAAAGAAATCCCGTTTCAATTGAACATTCACGCGCCATAGCAAGCAGTGCAGCGGCGGAAGGAATGGCAGTCGTTCACATGATTCACAATACACCATATGGAGATATCAATGATACCGAAGATGATTTACAGCCGCACATCTATGGAGGATATAAGAAAGCGATTCGTGTATTACGTTTAATGCGTGCTGTAGTACTGACGATGGATTTTAATAAGGAGAAGGCCCATCAACAAGCAAGGGAAAATATGATTACGATCACTGAGCTTGCCGACGTACTCGCACGCGATTATGGTGTTTCATTTAGAAAAGCTCACCACAAAGCAAGTGTAATCGCGAAAAAAGCTATTCAAATGGAAAAGGAACTATACGAAATTTCTTTGAGCGAAATAAATGATTGGATAGAAGGCGTTGCGATAACCGAAAAGGATTGGCAATGTATTATTGATCCCGTTTGTTTTGTGGAAAGACGAAAGATTACAGGGGGACCAAATCCAAATGTGGTAAAAGCTATGATTAGAGCAAGGAAATGA
- a CDS encoding ABC transporter permease, with amino-acid sequence MLNAEKRKTLFLLIPVLLVLIGYVLYPSIETILESFRKNEGFSVQNYTDFFGEKAAANLEALWNSVYISLLSVFFSALIGIPLAYIFNRYDFPGRQFFSNIAIMPIVLPSLVGVMAFMFLYGEAGLVPNFIKDVFNLSEIPFSIGGVSGILLVHAYTMYPYFYMTTSSALNNIDPSLEEAAYNLGSSKFTVFRKVTFPLLTPGLVAASLLVFMVSMASFSAPFLLAGGYRVLSLQIYFSKVNGDLEMAATQSVILSAVSISFLLFMRWYQGRKDYRMASKGIGAHRSEVSHPLLKWFMVTLGVIAMIILLLPHMTLLVLSLVPEGGWTWQTYPQTFSLENFRLLFEDPNIWDPVKNSLIMSVLACAGVFVFGIITSYALVKRSFIGKNLLDILVMIPWALPATVVGMNLILAFNQSSPFSFGKVLVGTFWILPLAYFIRFIPLVVRSTSAVLEQMDDSIEEAAQNLGAKWIYTFRRIVIPIIMPGVLSGTLLAFVQAVGEFPTSVLLYTIGNRPISIEIMNQLRQFNIGQAAAFGMIQVGLIAIVMYVAYRFFGVKSENTL; translated from the coding sequence ATGCTAAATGCAGAAAAGAGAAAAACACTTTTCTTATTGATTCCAGTACTATTAGTATTGATTGGATATGTACTCTACCCGTCGATTGAGACGATACTTGAAAGCTTTAGAAAAAATGAAGGCTTTTCCGTCCAAAATTATACGGACTTTTTCGGGGAAAAAGCGGCTGCCAATTTAGAGGCATTGTGGAACTCCGTATATATTTCTCTGTTGTCCGTTTTCTTTAGTGCCTTAATCGGAATTCCTTTAGCCTATATTTTCAATCGCTACGATTTTCCTGGACGTCAGTTTTTCTCAAATATTGCCATCATGCCTATTGTCCTCCCTTCATTAGTCGGTGTTATGGCTTTCATGTTCCTATATGGCGAAGCAGGATTAGTTCCAAATTTCATAAAAGATGTCTTTAATCTGTCGGAAATCCCCTTTAGTATCGGTGGGGTTTCGGGTATTCTGTTAGTCCATGCGTACACGATGTATCCCTATTTTTATATGACCACGTCATCCGCTTTAAATAACATTGATCCATCTTTAGAAGAAGCGGCTTATAATCTAGGTTCCAGTAAATTTACAGTATTTAGAAAAGTGACCTTTCCTTTGTTAACACCTGGATTAGTTGCAGCTTCTTTATTAGTTTTTATGGTTTCGATGGCTTCTTTTAGTGCCCCCTTTCTACTAGCTGGTGGTTATCGGGTCTTAAGTTTACAAATTTACTTTTCCAAAGTGAATGGTGACTTAGAAATGGCTGCAACCCAGTCTGTAATTTTGTCTGCCGTCTCGATCTCCTTTCTCTTATTTATGCGCTGGTATCAAGGTCGAAAAGATTATCGAATGGCAAGCAAGGGGATTGGGGCTCATCGCAGCGAAGTGAGTCATCCATTATTAAAGTGGTTTATGGTAACACTTGGCGTCATCGCGATGATCATCTTGCTATTGCCGCATATGACCCTATTGGTTTTATCTCTTGTACCTGAAGGAGGGTGGACGTGGCAAACCTATCCACAAACCTTTAGCTTAGAGAACTTCAGATTGTTGTTTGAAGACCCTAATATATGGGATCCTGTGAAAAACAGTTTAATTATGTCCGTTCTTGCCTGTGCAGGTGTGTTTGTATTTGGCATTATTACATCTTATGCCCTTGTGAAGCGCAGTTTTATTGGAAAAAACTTGCTAGATATTTTGGTAATGATTCCTTGGGCATTACCAGCTACAGTTGTCGGGATGAATTTAATTTTAGCCTTTAATCAGTCGTCACCGTTTTCGTTTGGAAAAGTTCTTGTCGGAACCTTCTGGATTTTGCCGCTTGCCTATTTTATCCGATTTATTCCACTTGTCGTAAGGTCGACATCGGCCGTACTTGAGCAAATGGATGACTCGATCGAAGAAGCTGCACAAAACTTAGGAGCAAAGTGGATCTACACCTTTAGACGTATTGTCATACCAATCATCATGCCGGGGGTGTTGAGTGGTACGTTACTAGCTTTTGTTCAGGCTGTAGGAGAATTTCCGACATCTGTCTTGCTTTACACCATAGGCAACCGTCCTATTTCCATCGAAATCATGAACCAATTGAGACAATTTAATATCGGTCAGGCGGCAGCTTTCGGAATGATTCAAGTTGGTTTAATAGCGATCGTCATGTACGTGGCTTATCGGTTTTTTGGCGTCAAATCAGAAAACACATTATAA
- a CDS encoding ABC transporter ATP-binding protein → MSTVNLSTITKRFGNVTAVKGLDLVIEEGEFFTFLGPSGCGKTTTLRMIAGFYYPSSGKVKFNERDMTTVPPEKRNTGMVFQNYALFPHMTVFENVAFGLNVRKINKANTKKRVEDVLNKVRLDQYITRQVSQLSGGQQQRVALARALVIEPDILLLDEPLSNLDARLRDEMRTEILRLQREYGITTIYVTHDQVEALTMSDRIAVFNYGECQQIGTPTDIYNKPVNDFVAEFIGETNLSPIIFEEKALGDDLVFHSNLLESSIHVNHSELNIAAYDGSDELVMSIRPEAIHIDGNQTTGKNNVFTGEVSLVQFTGASVHTFIKLNDNFTIKATDLNRGPSTYFKEGTEVSVHMPEDQIRVIPKARE, encoded by the coding sequence ATGTCAACAGTGAATTTATCTACCATTACAAAACGTTTCGGTAACGTGACGGCAGTTAAAGGGTTGGATCTAGTTATCGAAGAAGGCGAGTTCTTTACCTTTTTAGGTCCAAGTGGATGCGGGAAAACAACAACTCTTCGAATGATTGCCGGCTTCTATTACCCTTCGAGCGGAAAGGTCAAGTTTAATGAAAGAGATATGACGACTGTTCCACCTGAAAAAAGAAATACGGGCATGGTTTTTCAAAACTATGCCTTATTTCCTCATATGACCGTATTTGAAAATGTTGCCTTTGGCTTAAATGTAAGAAAAATTAATAAAGCCAATACGAAAAAAAGGGTAGAAGATGTGCTGAATAAAGTTCGTCTCGATCAATATATTACTCGCCAAGTAAGTCAACTGAGCGGGGGACAGCAGCAACGAGTAGCCTTAGCAAGAGCTCTTGTAATTGAACCCGATATTTTACTATTAGATGAACCTTTGAGTAACTTAGATGCTAGATTGCGAGATGAAATGCGTACGGAAATACTAAGGTTGCAACGTGAGTACGGCATTACCACCATCTATGTGACGCATGATCAAGTGGAAGCACTGACCATGAGTGATCGAATTGCCGTGTTTAACTATGGAGAGTGCCAGCAGATAGGCACCCCAACCGACATTTATAATAAGCCGGTTAATGACTTTGTGGCTGAATTTATTGGAGAAACGAATTTATCACCGATTATATTTGAAGAAAAAGCATTGGGTGATGATCTGGTTTTTCACTCAAACCTATTAGAAAGTTCGATCCATGTTAACCATTCGGAATTAAACATAGCTGCTTACGATGGAAGTGATGAACTTGTGATGTCGATCAGGCCAGAAGCTATTCATATTGATGGAAATCAGACCACAGGTAAGAATAATGTATTCACAGGTGAAGTTTCGCTTGTGCAATTTACCGGTGCATCTGTTCATACGTTTATAAAACTGAACGATAATTTTACGATTAAGGCGACGGATTTAAATCGAGGTCCTAGTACGTATTTTAAAGAAGGAACAGAGGTCAGTGTTCATATGCCAGAAGATCAAATACGAGTAATCCCAAAGGCAAGGGAGTGA
- a CDS encoding extracellular solute-binding protein produces the protein MKNLRKSYVISSLLLAALVFVLAGCMAGGSSDEASDEPDTDKNSESANDLEEKVVVYSPHGKDILSEFEKQFEAEYDVDMQFLDMGSQEILDRVRSEKNNTQADVWWGAPQVNFDKAKEEELLAEYKPSYADTLPDMYHDEDWMWSGTSITPEVILYNTKEISEEEAPKDWDDLLDPKWKDEIIIRYPLASGTMRTIFSSMIYRTYQDTQSPEEGYEWLQKLDENTKEYSANPEIMYNQVAKGVGSLSVWNMPDTVMLAKEKGYPFDYVIPESGTPVLTEGIALIKDAPHPKAAKAFYEFVNTKEAAKLLAETYYRIPTREDIEDLPAWITETDIKPMEIDWTLFQEKSQNWMEHWDNKIKNTEKDKSGE, from the coding sequence ATGAAGAATCTAAGAAAATCATATGTGATTTCATCATTATTATTAGCTGCATTAGTCTTTGTCCTTGCAGGATGTATGGCGGGTGGATCGAGTGATGAAGCAAGTGATGAACCAGATACTGATAAGAATTCAGAGTCGGCTAATGATCTGGAAGAAAAAGTCGTGGTGTATTCTCCACACGGGAAGGATATATTAAGCGAATTTGAGAAGCAGTTTGAAGCAGAATATGATGTGGATATGCAATTTTTAGACATGGGTTCCCAGGAAATATTAGACCGTGTTCGCTCTGAGAAAAATAACACGCAAGCTGATGTATGGTGGGGAGCTCCTCAGGTAAACTTTGATAAAGCCAAGGAAGAAGAGTTATTGGCCGAATATAAACCTTCCTATGCAGATACTCTCCCTGATATGTACCATGACGAAGATTGGATGTGGTCAGGAACGTCCATTACTCCAGAGGTCATTTTATACAATACAAAAGAAATTTCCGAAGAAGAGGCACCTAAGGATTGGGATGATCTCCTTGACCCTAAATGGAAGGATGAAATCATTATTCGCTATCCATTAGCGTCAGGAACGATGCGTACCATCTTCTCATCCATGATTTATCGTACGTATCAAGATACCCAAAGTCCTGAAGAAGGCTACGAATGGCTACAAAAGCTCGATGAAAACACGAAAGAGTACTCTGCAAATCCAGAAATTATGTATAACCAGGTTGCCAAGGGTGTCGGCTCCTTATCCGTATGGAATATGCCAGACACAGTCATGTTAGCTAAGGAAAAAGGCTATCCTTTTGACTATGTTATTCCTGAAAGTGGAACACCAGTTTTAACAGAGGGGATCGCCCTCATTAAAGATGCTCCACATCCAAAGGCTGCAAAAGCTTTTTATGAGTTTGTGAATACGAAAGAAGCTGCCAAATTACTAGCCGAAACATATTACCGTATTCCTACACGTGAAGATATCGAAGACCTGCCTGCTTGGATAACAGAGACCGACATTAAGCCGATGGAGATTGATTGGACTCTATTCCAAGAGAAGTCTCAAAATTGGATGGAACATTGGGATAACAAAATCAAGAACACAGAGAAAGATAAGAGCGGAGAATAG